The following proteins are co-located in the Halogeometricum sp. S1BR25-6 genome:
- a CDS encoding VirB4 family type IV secretion system protein, which translates to MRNVILQASGGILGQFTEWLLNPMSPEGTAIYAILVITLGASSKRLWDRHTAADEPEVDFSDVLDEKTLKEGHVEGQLLDDISESHKTVIAPAAIEWETRAAHVGEQWTTTLYIADYADYPNDGYLSDLFELTDVEFDLTAHITPKNQQRARNELQDIADDLQVDADLEQSVRSAYLQERANEAAATYKAVENGANVFDQGMFVTVRDDNKDDLRDSVQKVKSALRDDPANLTPKTAICRQDLALQSAAPIGDNKFGRESIALGGAIGALLSSPHNATILEEGGVEFGIHKDNQSPVVIDPFARDSGYAMFTVGDTGSGKSFGSKQNFIRSIEQSKDRIGIILEPLNNWAGVSEALDAKRITVGGTLGLNPLEIRQTPDHVQRAMGEDASPFNEKLDDAMSFLTNFFALRGISLGDRRTTLELGLKRAYMRNSISDDISTHSNPSPTIREMMDVFEDMVDEPEEFVVRSDEEAGKIREDATWLLDQLRPFEEEGRHANLGKSSEFDIRDEKVIYLDLAQQEGSVDSSTALTMQLLISLVYERAKETDKEVVFVIDEARYIMQDAASLAFLETVFRHHRHHDLSIRLVTQTVDEFFEHAESEAILDQCAVKQFHRLDGMDEEWAEEFGLNYAQMRYVQDAVPGNEDAGFSEALVGVDGEWRGIKVQAMSKEKQVIDFDPAEQTRETLPGANEEAATTDVQEFREEFEQQAANGESQSVTAKPDGGQMEGDEDA; encoded by the coding sequence ATGCGTAACGTCATCCTGCAGGCGAGTGGCGGTATCCTCGGCCAGTTCACAGAGTGGCTTCTAAACCCGATGTCGCCCGAAGGTACGGCGATTTACGCCATACTGGTGATTACCCTCGGGGCCAGTAGCAAACGTCTCTGGGACCGCCACACCGCCGCCGACGAACCGGAAGTCGACTTTTCTGATGTCCTCGACGAGAAGACGCTCAAAGAGGGTCACGTAGAGGGCCAACTCCTCGACGACATCTCCGAGTCCCACAAGACGGTGATCGCGCCGGCAGCCATCGAGTGGGAGACACGGGCGGCTCACGTCGGCGAGCAGTGGACGACGACACTGTACATCGCTGACTACGCCGACTACCCGAACGACGGCTATCTGAGCGACCTCTTCGAGTTGACTGACGTTGAGTTCGACCTTACAGCGCACATTACCCCGAAGAACCAGCAACGGGCACGGAACGAACTGCAGGATATCGCTGATGACCTCCAAGTCGACGCCGATCTCGAACAGAGCGTCCGCAGTGCGTATCTCCAGGAGCGAGCCAACGAAGCCGCTGCAACCTACAAGGCCGTCGAGAACGGAGCGAACGTCTTCGACCAAGGGATGTTCGTCACGGTTCGTGACGACAACAAAGATGACCTCCGAGACTCCGTCCAGAAGGTCAAGAGCGCGCTCCGCGACGACCCGGCGAACCTAACGCCGAAGACCGCGATTTGCCGGCAGGACCTCGCGCTCCAGTCGGCTGCCCCGATTGGAGACAACAAGTTTGGCCGTGAGTCTATCGCCCTCGGTGGTGCCATCGGTGCACTCCTCTCGTCACCGCATAACGCGACCATCCTCGAAGAGGGTGGTGTCGAGTTCGGGATCCACAAGGACAACCAGAGTCCCGTCGTCATTGATCCGTTCGCCCGTGACAGCGGGTACGCGATGTTCACCGTCGGCGATACCGGCTCCGGGAAATCGTTCGGCTCGAAACAGAACTTCATCCGCTCGATCGAACAGAGCAAGGATCGCATCGGCATTATTCTCGAACCGCTCAACAACTGGGCGGGCGTCTCCGAGGCACTCGATGCGAAACGCATCACCGTCGGTGGGACGCTCGGGTTGAATCCCCTGGAGATTCGCCAGACACCCGACCACGTCCAGCGGGCGATGGGTGAAGACGCGAGTCCGTTCAACGAGAAGCTTGACGACGCGATGAGCTTCCTGACGAACTTCTTCGCACTGCGCGGTATCTCGCTCGGTGACCGTCGGACGACACTCGAGCTCGGACTCAAACGTGCCTACATGCGTAATAGTATCTCCGATGATATATCGACGCACAGTAACCCAAGTCCGACGATCCGAGAGATGATGGACGTCTTCGAGGACATGGTCGACGAACCGGAGGAGTTCGTCGTCCGGTCCGACGAGGAGGCTGGGAAGATCCGTGAGGACGCAACGTGGCTGCTGGACCAACTGCGCCCCTTCGAGGAAGAAGGTCGCCATGCTAATCTCGGGAAGTCCTCGGAGTTCGACATCCGCGACGAGAAGGTCATCTATCTCGACCTTGCCCAGCAGGAGGGCAGCGTCGACAGCAGTACGGCGCTGACGATGCAGTTACTCATCTCTCTGGTGTACGAGCGAGCGAAGGAGACGGACAAAGAAGTCGTGTTCGTCATCGACGAGGCGCGCTATATCATGCAGGACGCCGCGAGTCTGGCGTTCCTCGAAACAGTGTTCCGTCATCACCGCCACCACGACCTCTCGATCCGCCTTGTCACTCAGACTGTCGACGAGTTCTTCGAGCACGCCGAGTCCGAGGCCATTCTTGACCAGTGTGCCGTCAAGCAGTTCCATCGCTTGGACGGGATGGACGAGGAGTGGGCTGAGGAGTTTGGTCTGAATTATGCACAGATGCGCTACGTACAGGATGCGGTCCCCGGCAACGAGGACGCCGGGTTCTCCGAGGCGCTCGTCGGCGTCGACGGCGAGTGGCGCGGAATCAAGGTGCAGGCAATGTCCAAGGAAAAGCAAGTCATCGATTTCGACCCGGCCGAACAGACACGAGAAACACTTCCCGGTGCTAACGAGGAGGCCGCCACTACTGACGTACAGGAGTTCCGTGAGGAGTTCGAACAGCAGGCTGCGAACGGAGAGTCACAGTCGGTTACTGCGAAACCTGATGGTGGTCAGATGGAGGGTGATGAGGATGCGTGA
- a CDS encoding ATP-binding protein, producing MREYLRVTPTSEQLDSAGISRVLASLHKLTNTGSESLTEKLNPFHSETPPRFEFLALSDGTDEPVEFYYGVDEHLDTFEKRLRSIYPATFDIERVDVNVAARLIQPVELTREEFIDHYEAGQLQYEFGPEEQHDLDDEDQAETTETSPLSTGDTTAQRATNHLIETGNAAFELAPPSAVPEEEPLTTLEKPTATTEGTILARPTTDAVSPVGVRWSGSATRKKDWMTSLTPFASGDDDDAVTAVDQPGAALASLVDYLMEAGSPVAFQVVFQRRAPWQADAEVRREDLLDGRDTFIQELIGSFFAVEEQQNGRAETHLPESVAKRIEYIDAKNHNRSFTANIRAVGVPVDTASRDELAAQMDSLRPVFDPIDGPYYEVTGKRLRAEGFRETTKEKNARTALQQLLDREIAVGRGKTRSDFVLSGAELANFVLVPSSEQLTVEGTRGTRAEQQSRNPLACPNPDLIQQFQEGMAIGYALDENGSPQPDPIRIPPKLLTMHYGRFASTGAGKSKAVINDALSLRETTGGPVVIVDRKGDGMCANYLRCHYEHFSGLDDVYQFRVPETLPAFSFFDIRPALEAGRNREDAIQDKVDHFHDIMGMVMGREMYGQAFVANEILSYLIKALFDEEYGSNVFGLDDLFAAALQMQRERTIPPVSADNTNVEESLTRHFSKDDHQFQVSMDAVGNRLDKLREDSHLRRIFSHVPEQDDTGEYVDNRFDFREFLDEDITILFDLGDLRPEAQRAITLLLLSNLWDAVQVRRRDGQTDYEKLTNLIIEEAAPIAATKLVSEQLLPQGRSFGLSMGLVMQFPGQVRNRSERAYDEVLNNIKTKLIGNISIERDLAESLAHEDLSPTDLRNRINTLPSGEWIAQLPSPSFGETGPAPFSVKPLPIAAGHPESDEPLSVEQEDHFETVALPRLSERTQTQYGLAETTNESETADDSWGSRANDEGPTFVDSTSPVESTQSSFLGQATSGSASDEAKKEKDADTTPSLFGDSEATESGEPVSEEEETAVDENRSSPVQAGGVTVPDDELRRYGLTHDDVRFLTRILDVMNGDAPNHRLLDSMSSFKKDFEDLDVQRLVEQDLLEEGRACGRKYYTVLPAGRELLGQKLKVGPGQGDIGEKMPHKVGVKLLELWLDSRDDVTQVESYYEYDEETVFDVAGLDADGELVWVGEAELASNNKHAPVDDYDKQSAVDANAIWAFNRRETAVEVLDRLAEADRIEHSVNGRAARRFSDIREAVESFDAAGLTTIRSFNKLDQEFNS from the coding sequence ATGCGTGAGTATCTCCGCGTCACGCCGACGTCCGAACAGCTCGACTCTGCGGGAATCTCGCGTGTTCTCGCTAGTCTTCACAAGCTCACGAATACCGGATCGGAAAGCCTCACAGAGAAGCTGAATCCGTTCCACAGTGAAACACCGCCCCGGTTTGAATTCCTTGCCCTGAGCGATGGAACGGACGAGCCAGTGGAGTTCTACTACGGCGTCGACGAGCATCTCGACACTTTCGAGAAGCGCCTCCGCTCGATTTATCCAGCCACATTCGATATTGAACGCGTTGACGTTAATGTCGCCGCTCGGCTCATCCAGCCAGTCGAACTCACACGAGAGGAGTTCATCGACCACTACGAAGCAGGACAACTACAGTACGAATTTGGTCCCGAGGAGCAGCACGACCTTGACGACGAAGACCAGGCAGAAACGACGGAAACGTCCCCCCTCTCTACTGGCGATACAACGGCCCAGAGAGCCACGAATCACCTCATCGAGACAGGAAACGCTGCATTCGAACTCGCACCACCGAGTGCAGTTCCCGAAGAGGAACCACTGACGACACTCGAAAAACCAACCGCGACGACGGAGGGAACGATACTCGCTCGGCCAACTACCGACGCCGTCTCGCCAGTTGGTGTGCGCTGGTCCGGTTCGGCTACCCGAAAGAAAGACTGGATGACATCGCTGACGCCCTTTGCATCCGGTGATGACGACGACGCAGTAACTGCTGTCGACCAGCCCGGCGCGGCGCTAGCCTCACTCGTCGACTATCTGATGGAGGCAGGTTCGCCTGTGGCGTTCCAAGTTGTGTTCCAGCGGCGAGCACCCTGGCAGGCCGACGCTGAAGTTCGCAGAGAGGACCTTCTCGATGGACGGGATACCTTCATCCAAGAGCTCATTGGCTCATTCTTCGCGGTCGAAGAGCAACAGAACGGTCGCGCGGAGACACATCTTCCCGAATCAGTCGCAAAGCGGATCGAATACATTGACGCGAAGAACCACAACCGGTCGTTTACCGCAAACATTCGAGCAGTGGGCGTTCCAGTTGATACTGCATCCCGCGACGAACTTGCAGCGCAGATGGACTCACTTCGGCCCGTGTTTGACCCGATAGACGGCCCCTATTACGAAGTCACGGGCAAACGACTCCGTGCTGAGGGCTTTCGAGAAACAACAAAGGAGAAGAACGCTCGAACCGCTCTTCAGCAGCTACTTGACCGCGAGATTGCGGTCGGCCGAGGGAAGACCCGATCGGATTTCGTCCTCAGTGGGGCGGAACTCGCGAACTTCGTCTTGGTTCCTTCCTCCGAGCAACTCACAGTAGAAGGAACACGCGGGACTCGCGCTGAACAACAGAGCCGCAATCCGCTCGCGTGTCCGAATCCCGACTTAATTCAGCAGTTCCAGGAGGGGATGGCGATCGGGTATGCACTCGATGAGAATGGCTCACCCCAACCGGACCCGATTCGGATTCCACCGAAGCTCTTGACGATGCATTACGGTCGGTTTGCCTCGACCGGGGCCGGGAAATCGAAAGCGGTCATCAACGACGCGCTGTCCCTGCGAGAGACAACAGGCGGGCCCGTCGTCATCGTCGATCGGAAAGGCGACGGGATGTGTGCAAACTACCTTCGCTGCCACTACGAGCATTTCAGTGGGTTGGACGACGTCTATCAGTTCCGCGTTCCAGAGACGCTCCCTGCGTTCTCTTTCTTCGATATTCGGCCTGCGCTTGAAGCAGGGCGGAACCGCGAAGACGCGATCCAGGATAAGGTCGACCATTTCCACGATATCATGGGGATGGTGATGGGACGCGAGATGTACGGACAAGCGTTCGTCGCCAACGAAATCCTCAGCTACCTCATCAAGGCGCTCTTCGACGAGGAGTATGGGAGCAATGTCTTCGGGCTTGACGACCTCTTCGCGGCAGCACTCCAGATGCAACGTGAGCGAACAATCCCACCGGTTTCGGCAGACAATACAAACGTCGAGGAGTCACTCACGCGGCATTTCTCGAAGGACGACCACCAGTTCCAGGTGTCGATGGACGCGGTCGGCAACCGCCTCGATAAACTCAGAGAGGACTCACACCTGCGACGGATCTTCAGTCACGTTCCGGAACAGGACGATACCGGAGAGTACGTCGACAATCGATTCGACTTCCGCGAGTTCCTCGACGAAGACATCACAATTCTGTTCGATCTCGGTGATCTCCGTCCGGAGGCACAGCGGGCAATCACACTGCTGCTATTGAGTAATCTCTGGGATGCGGTGCAGGTGCGTCGACGTGACGGGCAAACGGACTACGAGAAGCTCACGAACCTCATCATTGAGGAGGCGGCACCCATCGCCGCAACGAAACTCGTTTCCGAGCAGTTGCTTCCCCAAGGTCGGTCCTTCGGCCTAAGTATGGGGCTGGTGATGCAGTTCCCCGGGCAGGTCCGGAACCGGAGCGAACGCGCCTACGACGAAGTCCTCAACAATATCAAGACGAAGCTCATCGGGAATATTTCCATCGAGCGCGACCTCGCTGAGTCATTGGCTCATGAAGACTTGAGCCCGACTGACCTCCGCAATCGGATCAATACGCTCCCCAGTGGAGAGTGGATTGCGCAGCTGCCAAGTCCCTCATTCGGGGAGACGGGTCCAGCCCCGTTCTCGGTGAAGCCGCTCCCAATAGCAGCCGGTCATCCTGAGAGTGACGAGCCGCTCTCTGTCGAGCAGGAGGACCACTTCGAGACCGTGGCCCTCCCACGACTGTCGGAGCGAACACAGACCCAGTACGGGCTTGCTGAGACCACCAACGAATCGGAGACAGCCGACGACAGCTGGGGGAGTAGAGCGAACGATGAAGGCCCGACATTCGTAGACTCAACTAGCCCAGTGGAATCGACGCAGTCGTCGTTCCTCGGACAGGCAACCAGTGGGTCAGCAAGTGACGAAGCGAAGAAAGAGAAAGACGCGGATACCACTCCCTCGCTGTTTGGAGATTCCGAGGCAACTGAGTCCGGAGAACCAGTCAGTGAAGAAGAGGAGACGGCTGTTGATGAGAATAGGTCGTCACCAGTACAAGCAGGTGGAGTAACCGTCCCAGATGACGAACTCCGGCGGTACGGGCTCACGCACGACGACGTCCGATTCCTAACCCGCATCCTCGACGTGATGAATGGTGACGCGCCAAATCACAGACTCTTGGATTCAATGAGTTCGTTCAAGAAGGACTTTGAGGATCTGGATGTGCAACGGCTCGTCGAACAAGACCTGCTGGAGGAAGGACGAGCCTGCGGTCGGAAATACTACACCGTCCTCCCAGCAGGGCGTGAGCTGCTCGGCCAGAAGCTCAAGGTTGGCCCAGGTCAGGGCGATATCGGCGAGAAAATGCCGCACAAAGTTGGGGTGAAGCTGCTCGAACTGTGGTTAGACTCCCGCGACGACGTCACACAGGTCGAATCCTACTACGAGTACGATGAAGAGACGGTGTTCGACGTCGCCGGCCTCGATGCTGACGGGGAACTCGTGTGGGTCGGTGAGGCCGAACTTGCGAGTAATAACAAACACGCGCCGGTCGACGACTACGACAAGCAGAGTGCGGTGGATGCGAACGCTATCTGGGCGTTCAACAGACGCGAGACAGCCGTCGAGGTGTTGGACCGTCTCGCAGAAGCCGACCGAATAGAACACAGTGTGAATGGGCGTGCAGCCCGTCGGTTCTCGGATATCCGAGAGGCCGTTGAATCGTTCGACGCAGCCGGACTGACGACGATTCGGAGCTTCAACAAACTTGATCAGGAGTTCAATTCATGA